A genomic segment from Streptomyces sp. NBC_00459 encodes:
- a CDS encoding undecaprenyl-diphosphate phosphatase: MSAISVGQAVVLGAVEGVTEFLPVSSTGHLKIVEGLMNIPVDDDAVVGFSAVIQVGAIAAVLVYFFKDIVRIVSAWGRGLRNRDERHHHDYKFAWWVICATIPIVVVGLAAKPLIEGPLASLWVVAASLIVGSGVMWAADQMGRHKRGEDDTTFKDAMLVGSSQILALLFPGFSRSGATMSTALILDLDRVAATRLSFFLGIPALTGAGLYELKDALGAGVGAAPLAVGTAVSFVVAYGSIAWLLKFVAKHSFNAFVIYRIIVGVLLFGLLGAGVLN; the protein is encoded by the coding sequence ATGAGCGCCATCTCCGTCGGTCAGGCCGTCGTCCTCGGAGCCGTCGAGGGGGTGACCGAGTTCCTGCCGGTGTCCTCGACCGGCCATCTGAAGATCGTCGAGGGGCTGATGAACATCCCCGTCGACGACGACGCCGTGGTCGGGTTCTCGGCCGTCATCCAGGTCGGCGCGATCGCCGCGGTGCTCGTGTACTTCTTCAAGGACATCGTCCGGATCGTCTCCGCCTGGGGGAGGGGTCTGAGGAACCGCGACGAGCGCCACCACCACGACTACAAGTTCGCCTGGTGGGTCATCTGCGCCACGATTCCGATCGTCGTCGTGGGCCTCGCCGCCAAGCCACTGATCGAGGGCCCGCTGGCCTCGCTGTGGGTCGTCGCCGCCTCGCTGATCGTCGGAAGTGGCGTGATGTGGGCCGCGGACCAGATGGGCCGGCACAAGCGCGGTGAGGACGACACCACCTTCAAGGACGCGATGCTGGTGGGCAGTTCGCAGATCCTGGCCCTTCTGTTCCCCGGCTTCTCCCGCTCCGGCGCCACCATGTCGACGGCGCTGATCCTCGATCTCGACCGGGTCGCCGCCACCCGTCTCTCCTTCTTCCTCGGCATCCCCGCGCTGACCGGCGCCGGGCTGTACGAGCTGAAGGACGCCCTGGGCGCGGGCGTGGGCGCCGCGCCGCTGGCCGTCGGCACGGCGGTGTCCTTCGTCGTCGCCTACGGCTCCATCGCCTGGCTGCTGAAGTTCGTCGCCAAGCACTCCTTCAACGCCTTCGTGATCTACCGGATCATCGTGGGTGTGCTGCTCTTCGGGCTGCTGGGCGCGGGTGTACTGAACTGA
- a CDS encoding asparaginase: MYGSSLADAPAIREPLHSPVAHLVRGGVIEGIHYGSVVVLGADGRVELQVGDIEAAFYPRSALKPVQAVAMLRAGLPLDGELLSLAAASHSGEERHLAGSRRILELAGLAEDDLRNVPDLPFDPVVRDGWIREGRLPSRLAQNCSGKHAAMLYTCELNGWPLDSYLDPGHPLQQAIAEIVEDLTGQRIARVTVDGCGAPLFSISLHGLARAAARITTAAPDTPEALVADAMRDHAEMASGSGRDVAALMRAVPGLLSKDGFEGVQVAALPDGRAVAVKIADGANRARVPVTAAALARAGVDPELLTEFDGEALLGGGREVGRVRPARALDPVARR, from the coding sequence ATGTACGGCAGTTCTCTCGCGGACGCTCCCGCGATCCGCGAACCCCTCCACTCGCCCGTCGCGCACCTGGTGCGCGGCGGGGTCATCGAGGGCATCCACTACGGGTCCGTCGTCGTCCTCGGCGCCGACGGCCGGGTGGAGTTGCAGGTGGGCGACATCGAGGCGGCCTTCTACCCGCGCTCGGCCCTCAAGCCGGTGCAGGCGGTGGCCATGCTCAGGGCCGGCCTGCCCCTCGACGGCGAGCTGCTCTCCCTGGCCGCCGCCAGCCACTCCGGCGAGGAACGTCACCTGGCCGGCTCCCGGCGCATCCTGGAGCTGGCCGGTCTCGCCGAGGACGACCTGCGCAACGTGCCGGACCTGCCGTTCGACCCGGTCGTCCGTGACGGCTGGATACGCGAGGGCCGACTGCCCTCCCGCCTCGCCCAGAACTGCTCCGGCAAGCACGCGGCGATGCTCTACACCTGCGAACTCAACGGCTGGCCCCTCGACAGCTACCTCGACCCCGGCCACCCCCTCCAGCAGGCGATCGCCGAGATCGTCGAGGACCTCACCGGGCAGCGCATCGCCCGGGTGACCGTCGACGGCTGCGGAGCGCCACTCTTCTCCATCTCCCTGCACGGCCTCGCCCGTGCCGCCGCCCGGATCACCACCGCCGCCCCGGACACCCCGGAGGCGCTGGTCGCCGACGCGATGCGCGACCACGCCGAGATGGCCTCCGGTTCCGGACGGGACGTGGCCGCGCTGATGCGGGCCGTACCCGGACTGCTCAGCAAGGACGGCTTCGAGGGCGTCCAGGTCGCCGCACTCCCGGACGGCCGGGCCGTGGCGGTGAAGATCGCCGACGGTGCGAACCGGGCCCGCGTCCCGGTGACGGCTGCGGCACTCGCCCGGGCCGGCGTGGACCCGGAGCTGCTGACCGAGTTCGACGGCGAGGCTCTGCTGGGCGGCGGCCGTGAGGTCGGACGGGTCCGACCGGCCCGCGCGCTCGATCCGGTGGCGCGGCGGTAG
- the crcB gene encoding fluoride efflux transporter CrcB, which produces MNLLLVIAGGMVGAPLRYLTDRMVRSRHDTVFPWGTLAVNVTGCLILGLLTGAAPGPDLQLLLGTGLCGALTTYSTFSYETLRLTEDGAGLLAVANVMVSVVAGLGAAFAGVWLGGAL; this is translated from the coding sequence GTGAACTTGCTGCTCGTGATCGCGGGCGGAATGGTCGGCGCGCCCCTCCGCTATCTCACCGACAGGATGGTCCGGTCCCGCCACGACACGGTCTTCCCCTGGGGCACCCTCGCCGTCAACGTCACCGGCTGCCTGATCCTGGGCCTGCTCACCGGCGCCGCCCCGGGCCCTGACCTCCAGCTGCTCCTGGGGACCGGACTGTGCGGCGCGCTGACCACGTACTCGACCTTCTCGTACGAGACGCTGCGGCTGACCGAGGACGGGGCAGGTCTCCTCGCCGTCGCCAACGTCATGGTGAGTGTGGTCGCCGGTCTCGGGGCCGCTTTCGCGGGCGTATGGCTGGGCGGCGCGCTCTAG
- the crcB gene encoding fluoride efflux transporter CrcB produces MQAPDIRTGTAAAQPRPSVLRGQAPVLWVVAIGGAIGACARYAASLAWPAQTGGFPWTTFWVNVVGCAVIGVFMVVITEIRTVHRLVRPFFGTGVLGGFTTFSTYAVDIQKLVDHGHVGTGLAYLAATLLAALAAVTLAATATRRVLKRRRR; encoded by the coding sequence ATGCAAGCCCCCGACATCCGGACCGGGACTGCCGCCGCCCAGCCGCGCCCTTCCGTCCTGCGCGGTCAGGCCCCGGTGCTCTGGGTGGTCGCGATCGGCGGTGCGATCGGCGCCTGCGCCCGGTACGCGGCCTCCCTCGCCTGGCCCGCGCAGACCGGCGGTTTTCCCTGGACCACTTTCTGGGTCAACGTCGTCGGCTGTGCCGTGATCGGCGTGTTCATGGTGGTCATCACGGAGATCCGGACCGTCCATCGCCTCGTACGGCCGTTCTTCGGCACCGGAGTGCTCGGCGGCTTCACCACGTTCTCGACGTATGCCGTCGACATCCAGAAGCTGGTCGACCACGGTCACGTGGGCACCGGCCTCGCGTACCTCGCCGCGACCCTGCTCGCGGCCCTCGCGGCCGTGACGCTCGCGGCGACCGCCACTCGCCGGGTGCTGAAGCGGAGGCGACGATGA
- a CDS encoding amino acid permease → MSEQSLQDGTANGTAQKKAVHVDAGDAGYSKSLKARHVNMIAIGGAIGTGLFLGAGGRLADAGPSLFIAYAVCGVFAFLVVRALGELVLYRPSSGAFVSYAREFLGEKGAYVAGWMYFLNWATTGIADITAVALYTHYWGLFSDIPQWVLALIALAVVLTVNLISVRMFGEMEFWFAIIKVSALVVFMLIGIFLLVTQHEVDGTTPGPSLITDNGGVFPNGLLPMLLIIQGVVFAYASVELVGVAAGETENPEKIMPKAINSIMWRVGLFYVGSVVLLAMLLPWNKYTSGESPFVTVLSNIGIPAAGGVMNLVVLTAAMSSLNSGLYSTGRILRSMAMSGSAPKFTGNMSRSQVPYGGILLTSGFCVLGVGLNFVVPADAFEIVLNFAAIGILATWGMIMICHLVFWRKTENGELTRPSYRLPGSPWTELVTLAFLASVLVLMYADGGAGRTTVLCLPLIAGALVAGWYGVRAQVARKAAEANTAGRSTEAGGSPGVDA, encoded by the coding sequence GTGAGCGAGCAATCCCTGCAGGACGGTACGGCGAACGGTACGGCGCAGAAGAAGGCCGTACACGTCGACGCCGGTGACGCGGGCTACAGCAAGTCGCTGAAGGCCCGGCACGTCAACATGATCGCCATCGGCGGTGCCATCGGCACCGGCCTGTTCCTCGGCGCCGGCGGCCGGCTGGCCGACGCCGGCCCGTCCCTCTTCATCGCCTACGCCGTCTGCGGCGTCTTCGCCTTCCTGGTCGTCCGGGCACTGGGCGAACTCGTCCTGTACCGGCCCTCGTCCGGCGCGTTCGTGTCGTACGCCCGTGAGTTCCTGGGTGAGAAGGGCGCGTACGTCGCAGGCTGGATGTACTTCCTGAACTGGGCCACCACCGGTATCGCCGACATCACCGCGGTGGCCCTCTACACCCACTACTGGGGCCTGTTCTCCGACATCCCGCAGTGGGTGCTCGCGCTGATCGCCCTGGCGGTCGTCCTCACCGTGAACCTGATCTCGGTGCGGATGTTCGGCGAAATGGAGTTCTGGTTCGCCATCATCAAGGTCAGCGCCCTCGTCGTCTTCATGCTGATCGGCATCTTCCTGCTGGTCACCCAGCACGAGGTCGACGGCACCACCCCCGGCCCGTCCCTGATCACCGACAACGGCGGCGTCTTCCCCAACGGCCTGCTGCCCATGCTGCTGATCATCCAGGGCGTCGTCTTCGCCTACGCCTCCGTCGAACTCGTCGGTGTCGCGGCGGGCGAGACCGAGAACCCCGAGAAGATCATGCCGAAGGCGATCAACTCGATCATGTGGCGGGTCGGCCTCTTCTACGTCGGCTCGGTCGTCCTCCTCGCGATGCTCCTGCCGTGGAACAAGTACACGTCGGGCGAGAGCCCCTTCGTGACCGTCCTCTCCAACATCGGCATCCCGGCGGCCGGCGGCGTGATGAACCTGGTCGTCCTCACGGCGGCCATGTCGTCCCTGAACTCGGGCCTGTACTCCACCGGCCGCATCCTGCGCTCGATGGCGATGTCCGGCTCCGCGCCGAAGTTCACCGGCAACATGAGCCGCAGCCAGGTCCCGTACGGCGGCATCCTGCTCACCAGCGGCTTCTGCGTACTCGGCGTCGGCCTGAACTTCGTCGTCCCCGCCGACGCGTTCGAGATCGTGCTGAACTTCGCCGCGATCGGCATCCTCGCCACCTGGGGCATGATCATGATCTGTCACCTGGTGTTCTGGCGGAAGACCGAGAACGGCGAGCTGACCCGCCCGAGCTACCGCCTCCCCGGCTCCCCGTGGACCGAGCTCGTGACCCTGGCCTTCCTCGCCTCGGTCCTGGTCCTGATGTACGCCGACGGCGGCGCCGGCCGCACCACCGTGCTGTGTCTGCCGCTGATCGCCGGGGCACTGGTAGCGGGCTGGTACGGCGTCCGCGCCCAGGTGGCCCGCAAGGCCGCCGAGGCGAACACGGCCGGCCGGTCCACCGAAGCCGGCGGGTCGCCCGGAGTCGACGCGTGA
- the aspA gene encoding aspartate ammonia-lyase encodes MTAAAQRSAAAVHRSEHDLLGDRDVPAEAYWGVHTLRATENFPITGMTISAYPHLIDALAAVKEAAALANEELGLLEPKKAAAIVEACQEIRGGRLHDQFVVDVIQGGAGTSTNMNANEVVANRALELLGHEKGQYLHLHPNEDVNLGQSTNDVYPTAVKVATVFAVQELLKAMKVLQDAFARKAVEFRDVLKMGRTQLQDAVPMTLGQEFSAYAVMIEEDRSRLAEAVELIHEINLGATAIGTGLNAPAGYAESARRHLSAITGLPLVTAANLVEATQDCGAFVQMSGVLKRVAVKLSKSCNDLRLLSSGPRAGLGEINLPPVQAGSSIMPGKVNPVIPEVVNQVAFEVIGNDVTITMAAEAGQLQLNAFEPIILHSLSESITHLRAACLTLAERCVDGITANTEALRASVENSIGLVTALNPYIGYTAATDIAKEALVSGRGVAELVLEKGLLPAERLAELLRPEIVAGTGAPRS; translated from the coding sequence ATGACCGCAGCAGCCCAGCGCAGTGCCGCCGCAGTCCACCGCAGTGAACACGACCTGCTCGGCGACCGTGATGTTCCCGCCGAGGCGTACTGGGGCGTCCACACCCTGCGGGCCACGGAGAACTTCCCCATCACCGGCATGACCATCTCCGCCTACCCGCATCTCATCGACGCCCTCGCCGCAGTCAAGGAGGCCGCCGCCCTCGCCAACGAGGAACTCGGGCTGCTGGAGCCCAAGAAGGCCGCCGCGATAGTCGAGGCGTGCCAGGAGATCCGGGGCGGCCGGCTGCACGACCAGTTCGTCGTCGACGTCATCCAGGGCGGGGCAGGCACGTCGACCAACATGAACGCCAACGAGGTGGTGGCGAACCGGGCGTTGGAGCTGCTGGGCCACGAGAAGGGCCAGTACCTGCACCTTCACCCCAACGAGGACGTCAACCTCGGCCAGTCCACCAACGACGTGTACCCGACGGCCGTCAAGGTCGCGACCGTCTTCGCGGTACAGGAACTGCTCAAGGCGATGAAGGTCCTCCAGGATGCCTTCGCCCGCAAGGCGGTCGAGTTCCGCGACGTCCTCAAGATGGGGCGTACGCAGCTCCAGGACGCGGTTCCGATGACGCTCGGGCAGGAGTTCTCGGCGTACGCCGTGATGATCGAGGAGGACCGCAGCCGCCTCGCGGAGGCGGTCGAGCTGATCCACGAGATCAACCTCGGCGCCACGGCGATCGGTACGGGCCTCAACGCCCCCGCCGGATACGCCGAGTCGGCCCGCCGCCACCTCTCCGCGATCACCGGACTGCCGCTCGTCACGGCAGCCAACCTCGTCGAAGCCACCCAGGACTGCGGGGCGTTCGTCCAGATGTCCGGCGTGCTCAAGCGGGTCGCCGTCAAGCTCTCGAAGAGCTGCAACGACCTGCGCCTGCTGTCCTCCGGGCCGCGCGCCGGGCTCGGCGAGATCAACCTGCCGCCGGTGCAGGCGGGTTCGTCGATCATGCCCGGCAAGGTGAACCCGGTGATCCCCGAGGTCGTCAACCAGGTCGCCTTCGAGGTGATCGGCAACGACGTCACCATCACCATGGCCGCCGAGGCCGGACAGCTCCAGCTCAACGCCTTCGAGCCGATCATCCTGCACTCCCTCTCGGAGTCCATCACGCACCTGCGCGCCGCCTGCCTCACGCTCGCCGAGCGCTGCGTGGACGGCATCACCGCCAACACCGAGGCGCTGCGGGCGAGTGTGGAGAACTCCATCGGCCTGGTCACCGCCCTCAACCCGTACATCGGGTACACGGCAGCCACCGACATCGCCAAGGAGGCGCTCGTCAGTGGCCGGGGCGTAGCGGAACTGGTTCTGGAGAAGGGCTTGTTGCCGGCGGAGCGCCTGGCGGAACTACTGCGCCCGGAAATCGTGGCGGGCACAGGCGCGCCCCGCTCTTAG
- a CDS encoding FadR/GntR family transcriptional regulator, translating to MEAVLGHLRSAIERGDYAVGDKLPSEAELCRRLEVSRPVLREALRALQTMGLTVSKTGKGTFVVSGTVEDPTFGDYAASDLLEVRRHVEIPVAGYAAVRRTPEDLDHLAHLLERMEHETDTTAWVAMDTLFHLAVAQAAQNPVFRRVIEEIRDALARQSAFLNELGGRREQSNREHRAIVEALIDRSEDDAVSAMSHHLDRVSTTLTDIVRAAHTDTPAETSPEGGPEA from the coding sequence ATGGAAGCGGTCCTCGGTCATCTGCGCAGCGCCATCGAGCGCGGAGATTACGCCGTGGGGGACAAGCTCCCCTCCGAGGCCGAGCTGTGCCGACGCCTGGAGGTGAGCCGGCCCGTGCTGCGGGAGGCCCTGCGGGCCCTGCAGACCATGGGCCTGACCGTCTCCAAGACGGGAAAGGGCACCTTCGTCGTCTCCGGCACCGTCGAGGACCCCACCTTCGGCGACTACGCGGCCAGCGACCTCCTCGAAGTCCGCCGGCACGTCGAGATCCCGGTCGCCGGCTACGCGGCCGTACGACGGACCCCCGAGGACCTCGACCACCTCGCGCACCTGCTGGAGCGCATGGAGCACGAGACCGACACCACCGCGTGGGTCGCCATGGACACCCTCTTCCATCTGGCCGTGGCGCAGGCCGCCCAGAACCCGGTGTTCCGCCGGGTGATCGAGGAGATCCGGGACGCGCTGGCCCGTCAGTCGGCCTTCCTGAACGAACTGGGCGGCCGGCGCGAGCAGTCCAACCGCGAGCACCGGGCGATCGTCGAGGCACTGATCGACCGCAGCGAGGACGACGCGGTGTCGGCCATGTCCCACCACCTCGACCGGGTCTCCACGACCCTCACCGACATCGTGCGCGCCGCGCACACGGACACCCCCGCAGAAACATCCCCGGAAGGCGGACCCGAGGCGTGA
- a CDS encoding glutaminase gives MEPAPSPPTFQPVLDRIAEEIARTPGSGRPADYIPALASRDPRSFGMAVAELDGTVYGVGDWREPFSAQSVTKVFTLALDLAREGDELWEHVGREPSGNPFNSLIQLEYESGIPRNPFINAGALVVTDRLHTRTGDAAGTLLDFLRTESGNPGLTFDQEVAASEAVRGHRNAALAHFMASYGNIDNPVPDLLEQYFRQCSVEASCADLALAANFLARHGVRADGTRLLTRSQSKQINAIMLTCGTYDAAGDFAYRVGLPGKSGVGGGIIAIVPGRCTLCVWSPGLDERGNSVAGVAALDRFTTLTGVSVF, from the coding sequence ATGGAACCCGCTCCGTCGCCCCCGACCTTCCAGCCGGTCCTGGACCGAATCGCCGAGGAGATCGCCCGTACCCCGGGAAGCGGGCGCCCCGCCGACTACATCCCGGCCCTCGCGTCGCGGGACCCCCGCAGCTTCGGTATGGCCGTCGCCGAACTGGACGGCACGGTGTACGGGGTGGGGGACTGGCGGGAGCCGTTCTCGGCGCAGTCCGTCACCAAGGTGTTCACCCTCGCCCTGGACCTGGCCCGCGAGGGCGACGAACTCTGGGAGCACGTCGGCCGCGAACCCTCCGGAAACCCCTTCAACTCCCTGATCCAGCTGGAGTACGAGAGCGGCATCCCGCGCAACCCGTTCATCAACGCGGGCGCCCTCGTCGTCACCGACCGCCTGCACACCCGTACCGGGGACGCGGCCGGCACGCTCCTCGACTTCCTGCGCACGGAGTCCGGCAACCCGGGCCTCACCTTCGACCAGGAGGTGGCCGCCTCCGAGGCGGTACGCGGCCACCGCAACGCCGCCCTCGCCCACTTCATGGCCTCGTACGGCAACATCGACAACCCGGTCCCGGACCTGCTGGAGCAGTACTTCCGGCAGTGCTCGGTCGAGGCGTCCTGCGCAGACCTCGCCCTCGCCGCGAACTTCCTGGCCCGCCACGGCGTCCGGGCCGACGGCACCCGCCTCCTGACCCGCAGCCAGTCCAAACAGATCAACGCCATCATGCTGACCTGCGGCACCTACGACGCGGCAGGCGACTTCGCCTACCGAGTGGGCCTCCCGGGAAAGAGCGGGGTCGGCGGCGGCATCATCGCGATCGTCCCGGGCCGCTGCACTCTGTGCGTGTGGAGCCCAGGGCTCGACGAGCGCGGCAACTCGGTGGCGGGGGTGGCGGCCCTGGACCGCTTCACGACACTGACGGGAGTATCGGTCTTCTAG